ATGTATTGGTGGATCAGGAAATGTGGGAGAGGGTGGAAAGCTTTAAAGTGGGAGAAGCGGTAGAGTCGGATCACCAATCGTTGGAGGTGGAGGTAAAGGGGGTGGGCGGCAGAAGGCGAGCGGAACTGGGTAGCAAGTTCATCAGGACAGATTGGTCGGAAGAAGGGGTAGCATTCTACAGGGGAATCCTCGACACTTGGCAACAGAGGATACAAGAGATCAACGGGTTGGAAGAGCTTACCCAGGTAGTGCGGGAGGCAACACTGAAAAGGGAGTGTGTACGTAGGGGGGACAAAGTGGGGAGGAACGACTGGTATGATGGCGAGTGCAAGAAGGCGAAGAGGGAGGCGAGAAGGAGGTTGAGGCTGTGGAGACGGGGGAAGATAGGGGTGGATAGATATAGGGAAGCCATGAGAGAATACAGAGAGTTATGCAGTAGAAAGAAAACAGAATTGAGGGAGAAGGAGGCGGCAGAGATTAGGGGGATAACAAGGGAAGGGGAGGTCTGGAGGTATCTGAAAAAAGGAAAGGGAGACGATAACCAGCAAAATACACATGACAGAATGGAAGAGTTACTTTATGGGATTATTGGGAGGGGTTGAATCGAGGCTAACGGGGTTGGAAGGATATGAGGGAGATGGGGGAGAGGAGATAGCAGAAGAGGAGATGGGGGCGTTGCTTAGGAGATTGAAGAAGGGAAAGGCGCCTGGTGAAGATGGGATACATAACGAAGCATGGTTGGAAGCATCAAGGGTGGTGCGAGTGAAGTTGTTGGAGGGGATGAATATCGTATGGACAGGGGGTAGGATTCCGGAGGGATGGAAAGTGGGGGTAATTTGCCCAGTATATAAAAAGGGTAATAAGGGAAGTGTAGAGACTGTAGCTCTCTACACTTCCCTTATACCTACTAGAACCTACTAGGGAATTAACCTACTAGACTCGGCATACAAGGTATACACGAAGATACTGCTGGGAAGATtggaggaggagatggagttGGGGGGAATTTTGCCGGATGGGCAGGCAGGCTTTCGGAAGGGAAGGGGAGCAATCGACAACGTGTATGTGTTGAAGCATTTGGCAGATAGAGAGCTGGATAAGAAGGGAGGGAAATTGTACGCCctgtttatagatttgaaggcgGCTTTTGATAAGGTGGATAGGGGGAAGTTGTGGGAGGAGATGGGGAAGAGGGGGATAACGGAACACCTAATTGCGAgagtgaaggaaatatacatggaGACGATGGCTAGGATAAAAGTGGGAGATAAGCTGAGCGACGTGTTCTGGACGATGAAGGGactgaggcagggatgtccgcTGAGCCCAAGTCTGTTTGCACTGTATACGGCGGACCTGGAGGAAAGATTGGGGAAGGGGCAGATGGGAGGATTGGTGGTGggaggtagaaaggtgcatatgttagcatacgcggatgacatcgtggtcatggcgagagaagcggtggagatgaaggagatgataaagacattggaaagatattttagggggaaggggctggaagtgaatgtggggaagacaaggatgatgaagttttgtaagggcgggagaaaaagaacagaaaactggagatgggagggaaaggagatcgaggaggttagggagtatacttacttggggtatgtgtttAGGGAGGATaacagggaggggtcgcatgtgatagatatggcaaaaaaggcgaataaggtgatgcgacaagtatggggttgggggaagagagtctttggaagaaatgtggcagcgaggaagattatgtttgaaggtctggttagcagtgtgataATGTATGGggcagaggtatggggatggagggAGCAGGGACCGCTGGAGGACGTGCAGGCTAGAtattggagatgggtgcttggggtggcgagagaaacaccggggtatatagtgagggaagaggtaaaggtggataaggtcagggtggaggcgggcaggagggcagtgaaatatgaagaaagaatagaagggaggccaagCTGCGGGATCctgggggagtgttggagggaaattagagagggaaaggtcagatatgggaaaggacacagagacaactattatagacgagcgggctactcggtaacggagataaatagtagacgaagggtgggtagggagatgtggagggagttgagagacAGGAACCGAaatgtgcagagacaggaaagaaggacacaaataaaagagggaaggtataacgaaagatacagggacataattacggaggggctgcctagatacttgttattggaaagagatgaggaagggaaaaagttggtggctaggttccgttgtggaaacgaggagagagccaacaaatactggatggccgatgaggagaggtggtgtaggctgtgcagggaggaatgggaaacgttaGAACACATGCTGAATGGGTGtagtgagttgagggaggaggagatggaccgaaggcagatcttaggagagaggggagaggggaaacgatggatgagaatggtgatgggggtgaggagacaaagggatgggtgaggggatgattgggccgaggagccgagggcatggaaatggaggaagagggtagagagtgaaagtaatatttgaataatgtaaagaattgtaaacaattactgtatacaataaacttttaataataatgtccTAACTTGTCCtaacataatttatattaattcttttactcaactattttcttatttaactCATAATCAGTTACGTCATTTTCAAGAactttaatttcttataaaaatcatttattaatatcaataaaGAAGCTAGTTATGTCCCAACCTCTCCTTACATTTAGAGATGACAGAAATCTAGTAATCGAGATAGGCAAGTTTGGAAGGAGGTGTTAACACCTCCTaccgaaaatatttttgtgatgcAAGTATTTATTACTAACtttactaaattaaatttacatcaaatttagatcacattttattaatttaaacattgtCGTATTTGCGAACTAATCACATCCGATTCCGCAAGTACAATACCGTCCTCATCGTAAGTTACCACGGATAATTTAATATCTTCGTTAGTTATAGGCTTTGCAAGTTGAATCATTCCCGTGTTTATATCAATTATATCCACATAATTTGTTTCGCCATCAATAGTATATTTTAAGTTGAATACTGCAGCGTTTTTGCATTTCTCTTCTTCTGGAATAGTTATTTTAGCGTATATTCTTGAGACGCCATCATATCGTGTACCCACAATTTTCGCTGAAAACACAATaagttatttgtttataaatatattttgattttttaccTTTGCAGTTTTCTTTGcctatgaaaaaaaaaataactcaattAGTTGTTTTGGTTGTAATTATGGGTGCTAAGTCTTACATAAATTGAAATCGACGTAATCTGACTGCCCTACAAGCGTGTCTTCGTTATAAACATTGATGTATGCGGTGAGGACATCTGTATCAAGTACTCTGTCATCTAAGACACAAATTCCCAAtgtgttgttaaaaattatattgcaATCACCTTCCATTTCAAGACTAAATCGTGTTGCGGGGCAATCTGATGATGGAGGGATTATCGAAACATATACAATTGAATCTATGTCAGGTGTAACACCTGCAATCTTGgctaaaatataaacaatataattaattaatgatttaagaaTCATATTAAATCTTCTTACGTTTACATTCTTCACATTGCAATAAATCAACACTATCTGATTCACCAAGAATTGCGTCATACCAAATCTCTTGGTAAGATACAATAGATATTTTAGCATCCGCACAAGATAACTGTGAAGATAATCTTACGATTCCCACTGTATTATCAGCAAATACTTCGCCCTCAACTATTTTACCTTGAATGGAACATCTCactttaagtttaaaatttaaagccgTTGTGCAATCCGATGTTGGGGGAATCAACGAAACGATTATTTCTTGTGAGTCATCGTCATAATCTACTGATACAATTGTAGCtgacataaaaaaatagaaatgatttttaatttagtgttacatcgaaaataattaatattatttttcttaccGGTGCA
This region of Onthophagus taurus isolate NC chromosome 3, IU_Otau_3.0, whole genome shotgun sequence genomic DNA includes:
- the LOC111417087 gene encoding uncharacterized protein; its protein translation is MRVFVVSIISLCYFLTAYAVEEECKPVLTNLWIHDNYLVGVEFNTCSNAHSTKIKCVVGEDIIYGNTTYTEGAIELNKPISCEDDVKISVVAYDEDGLKLGESKIADVLPCGDCKAIRQVSYDDDLKITVLMTPQQPECIAKKFKIKLSIYNEIKYIDTYPDELNNVIKLSSALPCKAEVSIVGYTDNGVQLVESPITIVRKSDCEDCTATIVSVDYDDDSQEIIVSLIPPTSDCTTALNFKLKVRCSIQGKIVEGEVFADNTVGIVRLSSQLSCADAKISIVSYQEIWYDAILGESDSVDLLQCEECKPKIAGVTPDIDSIVYVSIIPPSSDCPATRFSLEMEGDCNIIFNNTLGICVLDDRVLDTDVLTAYINVYNEDTLVGQSDYVDFNLCKENCKAKIVGTRYDGVSRIYAKITIPEEEKCKNAAVFNLKYTIDGETNYVDIIDINTGMIQLAKPITNEDIKLSVVTYDEDGIVLAESDVISSQIRQCLN